In Deinococcus planocerae, the following are encoded in one genomic region:
- a CDS encoding ROK family protein, whose translation MNQTSIGVDVGGTKIATGVLRNGELQDRHVQPTPETGWEAVLDAVAAQVRELQARHPDATLVGVGVPGPLNSDRTRVKFAPNIYGFIDVPLVDGLRDRLAQRVVLENDAKAAALAEAYLGAARGTESSVYVTVSTGIGSGIVLNGKLWRGRHGIAGEIGHITVMPGGPVSGAGLDGALEAVASGTAIARDASYALNRDVSTAEAFSLAAQGHPAARRVVNQATRAIGVALADLQKILDPEVFVIGGGVASVGDPFFQGVQAAADEYAASFAPVTIRRAQLGPDAGVIGAALAAGQG comes from the coding sequence GTGAATCAAACGAGCATCGGCGTGGACGTCGGCGGCACCAAGATTGCCACGGGCGTTCTCCGGAACGGAGAACTCCAGGACCGCCACGTCCAGCCCACTCCCGAGACCGGCTGGGAGGCCGTCCTCGACGCTGTGGCCGCCCAGGTGCGCGAGCTTCAGGCGCGGCACCCGGACGCCACCCTCGTCGGCGTCGGCGTGCCCGGCCCCCTGAACAGCGACCGCACCCGGGTCAAGTTCGCCCCCAACATCTACGGCTTCATCGACGTGCCTCTCGTGGACGGGTTGCGCGACCGCCTCGCTCAGCGCGTGGTGCTGGAGAACGACGCCAAGGCCGCCGCCCTGGCGGAGGCGTACCTGGGCGCGGCGAGGGGCACCGAGAGCAGCGTGTACGTGACGGTGAGCACCGGCATCGGCTCGGGGATCGTGCTGAACGGCAAACTCTGGCGGGGGAGGCACGGCATCGCCGGGGAGATCGGGCACATCACGGTGATGCCGGGCGGGCCGGTGAGCGGCGCGGGGCTCGACGGGGCGCTCGAAGCCGTCGCCAGCGGCACCGCCATCGCCCGCGACGCGAGCTACGCCCTGAACCGCGACGTGTCCACCGCCGAGGCCTTCTCGCTCGCCGCCCAGGGCCACCCCGCCGCCCGCCGGGTGGTGAACCAGGCCACGCGGGCCATCGGCGTGGCCCTCGCCGACCTGCAAAAGATCCTCGACCCCGAAGTCTTCGTGATCGGCGGCGGCGTCGCCAGCGTCGGCGACCCCTTCTTCCAGGGGGTGCAGGCCGCCGCCGACGAGTACGCCGCGTCCTTCGCTCCCGTCACCATCCGCCGCGCCCAGCTCGGCCCCGACGCGGGGGTGATCGGGGCGGCGCTGGCGGCGGGGCAGGGGTAG
- a CDS encoding acyl-CoA thioesterase, which produces MTSGTPSPSARAAEPPAPLHLAELDWTRAHRTEIQMRYGDIDAMGHLNNAVYVQYLETSRVVLMSDLGVRETEDHSVIARLELDYRREVLWGQRVRVDNLVERLGRTSWTVVSRLLADGEPCAYARTVQVRVDEAHRPEPLPERVRAVLAPLLVPGSAPT; this is translated from the coding sequence ATGACGAGCGGCACCCCCTCCCCCTCCGCGCGCGCCGCCGAACCGCCAGCGCCCCTCCACCTGGCCGAGCTCGACTGGACCCGCGCCCACCGCACCGAGATCCAGATGCGTTACGGCGACATCGACGCGATGGGCCACCTCAACAACGCCGTGTACGTGCAGTACCTGGAGACCTCGCGGGTGGTCTTGATGAGCGACCTCGGCGTGCGGGAGACCGAGGACCACTCGGTGATCGCCCGCCTGGAGCTCGACTACCGCCGCGAGGTGCTCTGGGGCCAGCGGGTCCGGGTGGACAACCTCGTCGAGCGCCTGGGCCGCACGAGCTGGACGGTCGTCTCGCGCCTCCTGGCCGACGGCGAGCCCTGCGCCTACGCCCGCACCGTGCAGGTCCGGGTGGACGAGGCGCACCGCCCCGAGCCCCTGCCCGAGCGGGTGCGCGCGGTCCTCGCCCCGCTGCTCGTCCCCGGAAGCGCGCCGACGTGA
- a CDS encoding cell division protein FtsB codes for MTAPDPPPSHPAHGLRARWRQVRRLPFTLMLASLLAGLGIVQLTFQLGNLGYRSVTWVRETRETQERVEGLERDVRVLKEGVAAAEDPAYLEQLARCQGFVGVEEDVIVAVGAPETPGENCAARRLP; via the coding sequence ATGACCGCCCCCGACCCGCCGCCCTCCCACCCGGCCCACGGCCTGCGGGCGCGCTGGCGTCAGGTCCGGCGCCTGCCCTTTACCCTGATGCTCGCCTCGCTGCTCGCGGGGCTGGGGATCGTGCAGCTCACCTTCCAGCTCGGCAACCTGGGCTACCGCAGCGTGACCTGGGTGCGCGAGACCCGCGAGACCCAGGAGCGCGTCGAAGGTCTCGAGCGCGACGTGCGCGTCCTGAAGGAGGGCGTGGCCGCCGCCGAGGACCCTGCCTACCTCGAACAGCTCGCGCGCTGCCAGGGCTTCGTCGGGGTGGAGGAGGACGTGATCGTGGCGGTGGGGGCCCCCGAGACCCCCGGCGAGAACTGCGCGGCGCGGCGATTGCCCTGA
- the cutA gene encoding divalent-cation tolerance protein CutA, producing the protein MSLVVLVTVPPERAGEIARTLVAERLAGCVNVVGGLHSVYRWEGEIAEDPESLLIIKTTGERYPDLEARVRAMHPYEVPEIIALPFDRALPEFQSWLLASTTLSGG; encoded by the coding sequence ATGTCACTCGTCGTGCTGGTCACCGTGCCTCCCGAACGCGCCGGGGAGATCGCGCGCACCCTCGTCGCCGAGCGGCTGGCGGGCTGCGTGAACGTCGTGGGGGGCCTGCACAGCGTCTACCGCTGGGAGGGCGAGATCGCCGAGGACCCCGAATCGCTCCTCATCATCAAGACCACGGGCGAGCGCTACCCCGACCTCGAGGCGCGCGTGCGGGCCATGCACCCCTACGAGGTCCCCGAAATCATCGCCCTCCCCTTCGACCGCGCCCTCCCCGAGTTCCAGAGCTGGCTCCTCGCCTCCACCACCCTGAGCGGAGGCTAG
- the nth gene encoding endonuclease III — protein sequence MPPDPKTRPLPDGARERAPLVLAALEALYPDARTELVFRTPFELLVATVLSAQATDVSVNAATPALFTRYPDAHAMSTAGAEDLEPYIRAIGLSRAKARNLAALARLLVERHGGEVPNDFGAVVALPGAGRKTANVVLSNAYGYPAIAVDTHVGRLARRLGLSVQTNPDRVEADLGGLFPRERWVFLHHALIFHGRRVCVARRPRCAECVLLAFCPQVGVEA from the coding sequence GTGCCCCCCGACCCCAAGACCCGGCCCCTCCCCGACGGAGCGCGTGAGCGGGCGCCGCTCGTGCTCGCGGCGCTGGAGGCCCTCTACCCGGACGCCCGCACCGAACTCGTCTTCCGCACCCCCTTCGAGCTGCTCGTCGCCACGGTCCTGAGCGCCCAGGCGACCGACGTGAGCGTGAACGCCGCCACGCCCGCCTTATTTACCCGCTACCCCGACGCCCACGCGATGAGCACGGCGGGCGCCGAGGATCTCGAACCGTACATCCGCGCCATCGGGCTGTCCCGGGCCAAGGCGCGCAACCTCGCGGCCCTCGCCCGGCTGCTCGTCGAGCGGCACGGGGGCGAGGTGCCGAACGACTTCGGGGCCGTGGTCGCCCTGCCCGGCGCGGGGCGCAAGACGGCGAACGTGGTCTTGAGCAACGCCTACGGCTACCCCGCCATCGCCGTGGACACCCACGTGGGCCGCCTCGCCCGCCGCCTCGGCCTGAGCGTGCAGACCAACCCCGACCGGGTGGAGGCGGACCTCGGGGGGCTTTTCCCGCGTGAACGCTGGGTCTTCCTCCACCACGCCCTGATCTTCCACGGGCGCCGCGTCTGCGTGGCCCGCCGCCCGCGCTGCGCCGAGTGCGTGCTGCTCGCCTTCTGCCCGCAGGTCGGGGTGGAGGCGTGA
- a CDS encoding MFS transporter gives MNWRFSRQLWLYLASAFTFGLSQAFAALFLNFSLRALGLGAEWRGLVTALPALTLAGLGLPAVALARRISNAHTLKLGSALSVIGAVILALAGGPGAAIAGALVQGAGAALLSVAGSPFMANHSDETNRVTLFSVQSALMTGAGFVGNLLGGQVPGAYAAATGTAPDGLEALRAALLMSAGFQLAGLIPVLLLRPSGKPRSPGRSLAVRDKLTMIRLVAPNVLVGLGAGATIPFLNVFIEGKFDVDYAGLGTLFAWTSLATAATALLQPLLVRRLGQLTAVLIVQAASLPFLALLGFAPQLWMVSAALFTRGALMNAAGPVYSAYAMSALPEEDRPMYSGINLIAWDAGWAVSSLMSGVVRGALPFSVAFNVLFAWTLLMYAGSVVLIYLGLYRPARRSGHPAARASAGPTS, from the coding sequence GTGAACTGGCGCTTTTCGCGTCAGCTCTGGCTCTACCTTGCCTCGGCCTTCACCTTCGGGCTGTCGCAGGCGTTCGCGGCGCTTTTCCTGAACTTCTCCCTGCGGGCGCTGGGCCTCGGCGCCGAGTGGCGGGGGCTCGTCACCGCCCTCCCGGCCCTCACCCTGGCGGGGCTGGGCCTGCCCGCCGTGGCGCTGGCCCGCCGCATCTCCAACGCCCACACCCTCAAGCTCGGCAGCGCCTTGAGCGTGATCGGGGCCGTGATCCTGGCGCTGGCGGGGGGACCGGGGGCCGCCATCGCGGGGGCGCTCGTGCAGGGGGCGGGGGCGGCGCTGCTCTCGGTGGCCGGGTCCCCCTTCATGGCGAACCACAGTGACGAGACCAACCGCGTGACCCTGTTCAGCGTGCAAAGCGCCCTGATGACCGGCGCGGGGTTCGTGGGCAACCTGCTCGGCGGGCAGGTCCCGGGGGCGTACGCGGCGGCGACGGGCACCGCCCCGGACGGCCTGGAGGCGCTGCGGGCGGCGCTGCTCATGTCGGCGGGCTTCCAGCTCGCGGGCCTGATCCCGGTCCTCCTGCTGCGCCCCAGCGGGAAACCGCGCTCGCCGGGCCGTTCCCTCGCCGTGCGCGACAAGCTCACGATGATCCGGCTCGTCGCGCCCAACGTGCTCGTCGGGCTGGGGGCGGGGGCGACCATTCCCTTCCTCAACGTCTTTATCGAGGGCAAGTTCGACGTGGACTACGCCGGGCTGGGCACCCTCTTCGCCTGGACGAGCCTTGCCACGGCGGCGACCGCCCTCCTGCAACCTCTCCTCGTGCGGCGGCTGGGGCAACTGACCGCCGTCCTGATCGTGCAGGCGGCGAGCCTCCCCTTCCTGGCGTTGCTGGGTTTTGCCCCGCAGCTCTGGATGGTGAGCGCGGCTCTCTTTACCCGCGGCGCCCTGATGAACGCGGCGGGCCCGGTCTATTCCGCCTACGCGATGTCCGCCCTGCCGGAGGAGGACCGCCCGATGTACTCCGGCATCAACCTGATCGCCTGGGACGCGGGCTGGGCCGTGAGCAGCCTCATGTCCGGGGTGGTGCGGGGGGCGCTGCCCTTTTCCGTCGCCTTCAACGTGCTCTTCGCCTGGACCCTGCTGATGTACGCGGGGAGCGTGGTCTTGATCTACCTGGGCCTGTACCGCCCCGCGCGGCGCAGCGGACACCCGGCGGCGCGGGCGAGCGCGGGGCCCACCTCCTGA
- a CDS encoding zinc ribbon domain-containing protein, with product MSDTGPFQRLYRVQQLDLDLDRLRAEEASIPGDLREARAEQERLNNELEDTEITLEGVEKRLRQLEQDLAGTREQVQRAREEQDKNAFDARTQSQYGSRIQMLGERAEEMEEDLTPLRERVRDLSTRAAELRAEHRALRPRLAELEAQDEARVRGLRDQGAGMRDERATLVAALDSRTVKEYDLIRKSKKGLGLAEIQGGRCTGCNVNLPVNVQQRAAQGKLPPVKCPSCGRFLIKLG from the coding sequence ATGAGTGACACCGGACCCTTTCAACGCCTGTACCGCGTGCAGCAGCTCGACCTGGACCTCGACCGGCTGCGGGCGGAGGAGGCGAGCATCCCGGGTGACCTGCGGGAGGCCCGCGCCGAGCAGGAGCGCTTGAACAACGAGCTGGAGGACACCGAGATCACCCTGGAGGGCGTCGAGAAGAGGCTGCGCCAGCTCGAACAGGACCTCGCCGGAACCCGCGAGCAGGTGCAGCGCGCCCGCGAGGAACAGGACAAGAACGCCTTCGACGCCCGCACCCAGTCGCAGTACGGCAGCCGCATCCAGATGCTCGGCGAGCGCGCCGAGGAGATGGAAGAAGACCTCACGCCGCTGCGCGAGCGTGTCCGCGACCTCTCGACCCGGGCCGCCGAGCTGCGCGCCGAGCACCGCGCCCTGCGCCCCCGCCTCGCCGAGCTGGAGGCCCAGGACGAGGCCCGCGTGAGAGGGTTGCGCGACCAGGGCGCCGGAATGCGTGACGAGCGGGCCACGCTCGTCGCCGCCCTCGACTCCCGCACCGTCAAGGAATACGACCTGATCCGCAAGTCGAAAAAGGGCCTGGGACTGGCCGAAATCCAGGGCGGACGCTGCACCGGCTGCAACGTCAACCTGCCCGTCAACGTCCAGCAGCGCGCGGCCCAGGGCAAGTTGCCCCCCGTCAAGTGCCCGTCGTGCGGGCGGTTCCTGATCAAGCTGGGTTAA
- a CDS encoding ribonucleotide reductase N-terminal alpha domain-containing protein translates to MTTAPDRNLSNFDENAHHIARRQYLQPGDGDLGGMFRRIADWVAGAETPEARLAWAQKYYDLMAEKKFCPGGRVLAGAGTQHGNVLNCFVQGATDHSPESFDGVMEVAKKLALVTKVGGGNGVNLDVYTPRAESSRPDAGVRGWAYMSAAHPDVSDFIDGLMRPPTQPDGEKQPVAVRNWTRVVYGHAIPPELVASARMSGVQIVRALPDGVQPVADDMGGIIDAARAVAESAKVGVEPRIDLSEMRPEGAPIKGSGGTSSGPVSFLMEIFDNFLEWANRGGETSGPINTLRFVYAPVLRVVRQGGTRRGAGMATISIEHPDVLDFLTAKDLDREAAEGDISTFNISILVTEKFWQTLSGDGLWHVDVQDVPGKYYLEAQGGMYDGRLPTLPERAEDGARGVPLYRTAPQGRYNPADKRPGIPAKWLWDQIAQHAWATGEPGLIFVDRVNEYSALKNLGKRYEIRSTNPCVTGDTLVAVADGRGAVSFRELTEAGVDVPVYTKDDRGNVAVRWMRNPRVTGYDQPIYEVTFDDGLKVRVTGNHRFNLTDGTAREALALQPGDSVASLTRFHAKFDEVLPHMTKTRSQNYVWLTSGKGQPKGEHRLIAAFALGRALKTGEVVHHRDYDAQNNRLSNLAVMTVEAHDNLHRADMLGDNNPMRERWWGQLTDAAKDAYRSRMSAVTSGERNGRHSGLSHNELVEAARELARALGRGFTNREWQTYAKERGLPQSFSDHREAELGSVNALSERVAAELGLPALPRGVGQSRQAVHNFDLYQSALASGYVAVRHEGNFYPIVTRACEDCGTHYEQPWNRREVSYCRPCGLKRASAAGREGARSTMGRVSENTSERQVRAFNDLKFRLGRRPLKTEWEAHCREAGVPVRLHPGGLPTYASLTERASVANHRVVAVECVGQEDVYNGTVDEFHNYYIGHHTVSAQGEKPRFSYVNTRQCGEIPLTIGEPCDLGAINLAAYVKGSTFDYPTFRADVRTCVRFLDDVLDVNVFALEDNRVASQDLRRLGLGVMGLADALIKMGLRYDNEAGRQAIYDIMSALREEAVAESERLGQERGVYPVYQRNAKKVPHGPRRNVAVLTVAPTGTTSMLMGVSSGIEPVFSPFIWRKIGSEYRALLAPLFVELLNQYPAPAGLEKDGGWDWDKVTEAISENHGSVVGLAFIPEALQQVFVCAHDIKPEDHVRMQGTVQRAFDDGGQHASNSLSKTINLPNSATVEDVQGAYSEAYKTGCKGITVYRDGSRQFQVLSTSKKKEKKAEETPAEAVAEVMGEKTEEVVTQPEVQSVPAPAAVSVPLPRPTAHNPQPTTPVYERPVRLQGITDMVKLTDPTSGHRRSFLVTVNHLGGKPIEVMVISGRAGDEANADSEALGRVVSIALQHGVPAQALIKTLRGINGGLYGSYNGRLVGSKADLIAVALETFQKDMDAAALPPLAGASVDAPALAPAAPSGVSVEGLSRERCPVCEERAVIREEGCLKCQACGYSKCG, encoded by the coding sequence ATGACCACCGCGCCCGACCGCAACCTCAGCAACTTCGACGAGAACGCCCACCACATCGCCAGGCGGCAGTACCTCCAGCCCGGCGACGGCGACCTCGGCGGCATGTTCCGCCGCATCGCCGACTGGGTGGCGGGGGCAGAGACCCCGGAGGCGCGGCTGGCGTGGGCGCAGAAGTATTACGACCTGATGGCGGAGAAGAAGTTCTGCCCGGGTGGGCGCGTGCTGGCGGGAGCGGGGACGCAGCACGGGAACGTTCTCAACTGCTTCGTGCAAGGTGCGACAGATCACAGTCCTGAGAGCTTCGACGGCGTGATGGAAGTCGCCAAGAAACTCGCCCTGGTGACCAAGGTGGGGGGCGGCAACGGGGTGAACCTCGACGTTTACACGCCCCGCGCCGAGAGCAGCCGCCCGGACGCGGGGGTGCGCGGCTGGGCATACATGAGCGCCGCCCACCCCGATGTGTCCGACTTCATCGACGGGTTGATGCGGCCCCCCACCCAGCCCGACGGCGAGAAGCAGCCCGTCGCGGTGCGCAACTGGACGCGGGTGGTGTACGGCCACGCGATTCCCCCCGAACTCGTCGCCTCCGCCCGAATGAGCGGCGTGCAGATCGTCCGCGCGCTCCCCGACGGCGTGCAGCCCGTCGCCGACGACATGGGCGGCATCATCGACGCGGCCCGCGCGGTCGCCGAGAGCGCCAAGGTGGGCGTCGAGCCGCGCATCGACCTCTCCGAGATGCGGCCCGAGGGAGCGCCTATCAAGGGCTCGGGGGGCACGAGCAGCGGCCCAGTCTCCTTCTTGATGGAGATTTTCGACAACTTCCTGGAGTGGGCCAACCGGGGCGGGGAGACGAGCGGGCCGATCAACACGCTGCGGTTCGTGTACGCGCCAGTCCTTCGAGTTGTGAGGCAGGGCGGCACCCGACGCGGCGCTGGGATGGCGACCATCTCCATCGAGCACCCCGACGTGCTGGACTTCCTGACCGCCAAGGACCTCGACCGCGAGGCCGCCGAGGGCGACATCTCCACTTTCAACATCTCCATCCTCGTCACCGAGAAGTTCTGGCAGACGCTTTCTGGCGACGGGCTGTGGCACGTGGACGTGCAGGACGTGCCCGGTAAGTATTACCTCGAAGCGCAGGGCGGGATGTACGACGGGCGCCTGCCCACCCTCCCCGAACGGGCGGAGGACGGGGCGCGCGGGGTGCCGCTGTACCGCACCGCGCCGCAGGGCCGCTACAACCCCGCCGACAAACGGCCCGGGATTCCGGCGAAGTGGCTGTGGGACCAGATCGCGCAGCACGCCTGGGCGACGGGGGAGCCGGGCTTGATCTTCGTGGACCGGGTGAATGAGTACTCGGCGCTCAAGAACCTGGGGAAGCGGTACGAGATCAGGAGCACGAACCCGTGCGTGACGGGGGATACGCTCGTCGCGGTGGCCGACGGACGGGGCGCGGTGAGCTTCCGTGAGTTGACCGAGGCGGGCGTGGACGTGCCCGTGTACACGAAGGACGACCGGGGCAACGTGGCCGTGCGCTGGATGCGCAACCCGCGCGTGACGGGCTACGACCAGCCCATCTATGAGGTGACGTTCGACGATGGGCTGAAGGTCCGGGTGACGGGAAACCACCGATTCAACCTGACGGACGGCACGGCCCGGGAGGCGCTGGCGCTCCAGCCGGGGGACTCGGTGGCGTCGCTGACGCGCTTTCATGCCAAGTTCGACGAAGTGCTGCCGCACATGACGAAGACCCGGAGCCAGAACTACGTGTGGCTCACCAGCGGCAAGGGTCAGCCGAAGGGCGAGCACCGCCTCATCGCTGCCTTCGCCCTTGGCCGCGCTCTCAAGACGGGCGAGGTCGTACATCACCGCGACTACGACGCGCAGAACAACCGTCTCAGCAACCTAGCAGTCATGACGGTGGAGGCGCACGACAACCTGCACCGGGCCGACATGCTGGGCGACAACAACCCCATGCGCGAGCGGTGGTGGGGCCAGCTCACGGACGCTGCAAAGGACGCCTACCGCAGCCGTATGAGTGCCGTGACCTCCGGCGAGCGCAATGGCCGCCACTCGGGGCTGAGTCACAACGAGCTGGTGGAGGCCGCCCGGGAACTCGCCCGAGCCCTGGGCCGAGGGTTCACGAACCGCGAATGGCAGACCTACGCCAAGGAACGCGGCCTCCCTCAGAGCTTCTCTGATCACCGCGAGGCGGAGCTGGGGAGCGTGAACGCCCTCTCCGAGCGGGTGGCCGCCGAACTGGGTCTGCCTGCCCTGCCGCGCGGTGTGGGCCAGTCCCGTCAGGCCGTCCATAACTTCGACCTGTACCAATCGGCGCTCGCCTCCGGTTACGTGGCCGTGCGGCACGAGGGCAACTTTTACCCCATCGTCACCCGCGCCTGTGAGGACTGCGGCACGCACTACGAGCAACCCTGGAACCGCCGCGAGGTGAGCTACTGCCGTCCCTGTGGCCTGAAGCGTGCCTCCGCCGCCGGACGTGAAGGGGCGCGGTCCACGATGGGGCGGGTCAGCGAGAACACCAGCGAGCGCCAGGTGCGGGCCTTCAACGACTTGAAGTTCCGCCTAGGCCGTCGTCCGCTCAAGACGGAATGGGAAGCCCACTGCCGTGAGGCAGGAGTGCCCGTGCGTCTCCATCCGGGCGGCTTGCCGACTTACGCCTCTCTGACTGAGCGCGCCAGCGTGGCGAACCACCGCGTCGTGGCGGTGGAGTGCGTAGGGCAGGAGGACGTATACAACGGTACGGTGGACGAGTTCCACAATTACTACATCGGGCACCACACTGTATCTGCTCAAGGCGAAAAACCTCGCTTCAGTTACGTAAATACCCGACAGTGTGGTGAGATCCCACTTACAATTGGAGAACCCTGTGACCTCGGCGCCATCAACCTCGCCGCCTACGTGAAGGGCAGCACCTTCGACTACCCGACCTTCCGCGCCGACGTGCGGACCTGCGTGCGCTTCCTCGACGACGTGCTCGACGTGAACGTCTTCGCGCTGGAGGACAACCGGGTCGCCTCCCAAGACCTGCGCCGCCTCGGCCTGGGCGTGATGGGCCTCGCCGACGCCCTGATCAAGATGGGGCTGCGCTACGACAACGAGGCCGGACGACAGGCGATCTACGACATCATGAGTGCCCTGCGGGAAGAGGCGGTCGCCGAGAGCGAACGGCTGGGTCAGGAACGGGGCGTGTACCCCGTCTACCAGCGTAACGCGAAGAAGGTTCCGCACGGGCCGCGCCGGAACGTCGCCGTCCTGACCGTTGCACCAACCGGCACGACTAGCATGCTCATGGGCGTCTCCTCCGGCATCGAGCCCGTCTTCAGCCCCTTCATCTGGCGCAAGATCGGCTCGGAGTACCGGGCGCTGCTGGCCCCCCTGTTCGTGGAGCTGCTCAACCAGTACCCGGCCCCCGCAGGTCTTGAGAAGGACGGCGGCTGGGACTGGGACAAGGTGACGGAGGCGATCAGCGAGAACCACGGCTCGGTGGTGGGCCTCGCCTTCATCCCCGAGGCGCTGCAACAGGTGTTCGTGTGCGCCCACGACATCAAGCCGGAGGACCACGTGCGGATGCAGGGCACCGTGCAGCGGGCCTTCGACGACGGGGGGCAGCACGCGTCGAACAGTTTGTCCAAGACGATCAACCTGCCCAATTCCGCCACCGTGGAGGACGTGCAGGGCGCCTACAGCGAGGCGTACAAGACGGGCTGCAAGGGCATCACCGTCTACCGCGACGGCTCGCGCCAGTTCCAAGTGCTCTCCACCAGCAAGAAGAAGGAGAAGAAGGCCGAGGAGACGCCCGCCGAGGCGGTGGCCGAGGTGATGGGGGAGAAGACCGAGGAAGTCGTGACCCAGCCCGAAGTCCAGAGCGTCCCCGCGCCCGCCGCCGTGTCCGTCCCCCTGCCCAGGCCCACGGCCCACAACCCGCAGCCCACCACCCCCGTCTACGAGCGCCCGGTCCGCCTCCAGGGCATCACCGACATGGTGAAGCTCACCGACCCGACGAGCGGGCATCGGCGGTCCTTCCTGGTCACCGTCAACCACCTGGGCGGCAAGCCCATCGAGGTCATGGTGATCAGCGGGCGCGCGGGCGACGAGGCGAACGCCGACTCCGAGGCGCTGGGCCGTGTGGTCTCCATCGCCCTCCAGCACGGCGTTCCCGCCCAGGCCCTGATCAAGACCCTGCGCGGCATCAACGGCGGCCTCTACGGCAGCTACAACGGTCGTCTGGTGGGCTCCAAGGCCGACCTGATCGCCGTCGCCCTGGAGACCTTCCAGAAGGACATGGATGCCGCCGCTCTGCCGCCCCTCGCCGGGGCCAGCGTGGACGCGCCTGCCCTCGCCCCCGCTGCCCCGAGCGGCGTCAGCGTGGAGGGCCTGAGCCGCGAACGCTGCCCGGTGTGCGAGGAGCGGGCCGTGATCCGGGAAGAGGGGTGCCTGAAGTGCCAGGCGTGCGGGTACTCGAAGTGTGGCTAA
- a CDS encoding DUF4062 domain-containing protein, with amino-acid sequence MPFNAKAYNVVIASPSDVTEERDAVENTVLKWNTENAEHHKLIFLPVRWENNTLPEYGRRPQEVINSQIIRNSDILIGIFWTRLGSSTGRADSGTIEEMQEMLEAGKRVMLYFSSKRSDTDSIDADQYAAVKKFKTEASQKGLHDSFSTTSELIEKLRRHLDKLARSLDGYADVDGADTTVNRPNRDLSMIDLAIKNVGSLKYQFEIERDSEPINERQGKVILRKAKSILMSMHDVPPSDHSTARALRELLIAFTKMDEFGIYADGGESWRQFWVSGVEVLDESRKTLEELKKVA; translated from the coding sequence ATGCCTTTTAACGCGAAAGCTTATAACGTGGTAATTGCATCACCTTCAGATGTGACAGAAGAGAGGGACGCCGTTGAAAACACTGTATTGAAATGGAACACTGAAAACGCTGAGCACCATAAGTTAATTTTTCTACCCGTTAGGTGGGAGAATAACACACTGCCTGAGTATGGAAGGAGGCCCCAAGAGGTAATCAATAGTCAGATAATTAGAAATAGTGACATCTTAATTGGCATCTTTTGGACGCGTCTTGGGAGTTCAACAGGAAGAGCTGACTCAGGAACCATAGAAGAGATGCAAGAAATGTTAGAAGCGGGCAAAAGAGTAATGCTTTATTTCTCTTCAAAGAGGTCAGACACAGATTCCATAGATGCGGATCAGTATGCTGCCGTCAAAAAATTTAAAACTGAGGCGAGTCAGAAGGGTTTGCACGACTCGTTTTCAACTACAAGCGAGCTCATAGAAAAGTTGCGTCGCCACCTTGATAAATTGGCAAGATCGTTGGATGGCTATGCGGATGTAGATGGAGCTGACACAACCGTAAATCGGCCCAACAGGGACTTAAGCATGATAGATCTAGCTATTAAGAACGTCGGCTCCCTCAAGTATCAGTTTGAAATCGAGCGAGATAGTGAACCCATTAATGAAAGACAGGGTAAAGTCATACTGAGAAAAGCGAAAAGTATATTGATGTCTATGCACGATGTACCCCCAAGCGACCATTCAACGGCTAGAGCACTTCGTGAACTTTTGATCGCATTTACAAAGATGGATGAGTTTGGTATCTATGCGGATGGAGGTGAAAGCTGGAGGCAGTTCTGGGTTAGTGGTGTAGAAGTGTTGGATGAGTCCAGAAAAACTTTAGAGGAGCTGAAGAAAGTTGCTTAA
- the hpt gene encoding hypoxanthine phosphoribosyltransferase: MSLAPGNGPVQITPEQLQARIQELGRKIRADYQGKDPHLICVLNGAFLFHADLVRSLGLPCTIDFLQASSYGDAKQTSGEVKLVKDLQFPISGRHVLLVEDIVDTGITMNYLLHYLQGRGPASLKVAALLSKPSRRKVEVPVEYLGFTIPDAFVYGYGLDRAQFDRNLPFITSQD; the protein is encoded by the coding sequence ATGAGCCTCGCCCCCGGCAACGGCCCCGTGCAGATCACGCCCGAGCAGCTTCAGGCCCGCATTCAGGAGCTCGGGCGCAAGATTCGCGCCGACTACCAGGGCAAGGACCCCCACCTGATCTGCGTCCTCAACGGCGCCTTCCTCTTCCACGCCGACCTTGTGCGCTCGCTTGGCCTGCCCTGCACCATCGACTTTCTCCAGGCCAGTTCGTACGGTGACGCCAAGCAGACGAGCGGCGAGGTCAAGCTCGTCAAGGACCTGCAATTCCCGATCAGCGGCAGGCACGTCCTCCTCGTCGAGGACATCGTGGATACCGGCATCACGATGAACTACCTCCTGCACTACCTCCAGGGGCGTGGCCCCGCCAGCCTCAAGGTCGCCGCGCTGCTGAGCAAGCCCAGCCGCCGCAAGGTCGAGGTCCCCGTCGAGTACCTGGGTTTCACCATCCCCGACGCCTTCGTCTACGGCTACGGCCTCGACCGCGCCCAATTCGACCGCAACCTGCCGTTCATCACGAGTCAGGATTGA